In one window of Gemmatimonadales bacterium DNA:
- a CDS encoding DUF4142 domain-containing protein, with amino-acid sequence MSGRHHAITAAGLLLAVASFASLQAQATPGTQKSTSSTAAASTDSIRRDSKFIHEAAADNLLEVRLGEAAQRKAGNPAVKQFAQQMVADHQKLQDQWTVMASKHGVSFTPGLGPLHQRKLDRLQQADPKTFDREYVATVIRNHMDAVSYLKNEGESARSAPVRKLVAYELPMLQDHLKSAWRLGKDVGVDSTVVARARVTARS; translated from the coding sequence ATGTCAGGACGACATCACGCGATCACAGCCGCCGGATTGCTGCTCGCAGTGGCGTCATTCGCCTCGTTGCAGGCGCAAGCGACACCAGGTACCCAGAAGAGCACAAGCTCCACGGCGGCCGCAAGCACCGATAGCATCCGGCGCGACAGTAAGTTCATTCACGAGGCGGCTGCCGACAACCTGTTGGAGGTCCGGCTCGGCGAGGCCGCCCAACGCAAGGCGGGCAATCCCGCCGTCAAGCAGTTTGCGCAGCAGATGGTCGCTGATCACCAGAAGCTTCAAGATCAATGGACTGTCATGGCGTCGAAGCACGGCGTGTCCTTCACGCCCGGCTTGGGCCCGCTGCACCAGCGGAAGCTAGACCGGCTGCAGCAGGCCGATCCCAAGACATTCGATCGGGAGTACGTGGCCACCGTGATCCGGAACCACATGGACGCGGTGAGTTATCTCAAGAATGAGGGTGAATCCGCCCGCTCCGCGCCGGTGAGAAAGCTGGTCGCGTACGAGTTGCCAATGCTGCAGGACCACCTGAAATCGGCGTGGCGGCTCGGAAAGGATGTCGGGGTAGATAGCACGGTAGTGGCGCGGGCCCGGGTCACGGCCAGGAGCTAG
- a CDS encoding carbonic anhydrase encodes MISAADALARLREGNRRFVANQLGTGASTPERRVALLAGQEPFAIVLGCSDSRVPAELVFDQGFGDLFVIRVAGNVVAPSQVGSVEFAASRYGTPLVVVMGHSQCGAVSATLEELLGGETAQSRNLRSIVDRVRPPLETLLSGRDVADPAALMAEAVRANVRASVDHLRHGSELLEELIRKDGLLVVGAEYSLESGIVTFFEGASPTS; translated from the coding sequence GTGATCTCCGCCGCTGACGCCCTGGCGCGCCTTCGGGAGGGCAATCGCCGATTCGTCGCCAATCAGTTGGGGACCGGGGCGTCCACTCCCGAGCGCCGGGTGGCGCTGCTGGCGGGCCAGGAGCCATTCGCCATCGTGTTGGGCTGCTCCGACTCCCGCGTCCCCGCGGAGCTGGTGTTCGACCAGGGCTTCGGTGATCTCTTCGTCATCCGCGTGGCCGGGAACGTCGTGGCGCCCTCCCAGGTCGGCAGCGTCGAGTTCGCCGCGTCGCGCTACGGCACCCCGCTGGTCGTCGTGATGGGCCACTCGCAGTGCGGCGCGGTCTCGGCGACGCTCGAGGAGCTCCTCGGCGGCGAGACGGCGCAGTCCCGTAACCTGCGCTCCATCGTTGATCGGGTCCGTCCACCGCTGGAAACCTTGCTGTCAGGCCGGGATGTGGCCGACCCCGCCGCGTTGATGGCGGAAGCCGTTCGGGCCAACGTCCGGGCCTCGGTGGATCACTTGCGGCACGGGTCCGAGCTGCTGGAGGAGTTGATCAGGAAAGACGGGCTCCTGGTAGTCGGAGCGGAATACTCGCTGGAATCGGGCATCGTGACGTTCTTCGAGGGCGCGTCGCCGACCAGTTAG
- a CDS encoding nicotinate phosphoribosyltransferase: MAIRDAEGGFDAGPLRLGDAALFTDLYELTMAAAFFRHGIRGPASFSLFVRRLPETRAFLVAAGLEDALDFLHALRFSSSALAHLRTLGLFDEAFLEWLVGFRFTGEVRAVPEGTVVFADEPILEVSGPILEAQMVESALLNFCHLQTLLASKAARVVLAAGGRSVAEFGLRRTPGIDAAMKAARSAYIAGCELTSNVLAGMEYAIPVTGTMAHSFVTAFTSEMAAFRAFAETFPAGAVLLLDSYDTVAAAHKAVEVAGLLAQQGRRLAGVRLDSGDIVGLSRQVRAILDAAGLAGVPILVSGGLDEHAVEAYLAAGAPIDAFGIGTRMNVSADAPSLDMVYKLVRFDGRDILKLSQDKETWVGEKQILRTRRADGRFAADVLALEDEPVPAGAEPLLQPVMARGELLRPHPALDEVRAHCAAQLASLPEELRRLRDAGVYPVSYSRALRARQASAIAAVAD, encoded by the coding sequence ATGGCCATCCGCGACGCCGAGGGCGGGTTCGACGCGGGGCCGCTGCGCCTCGGGGACGCGGCGCTCTTCACCGACCTCTACGAGCTCACCATGGCGGCCGCCTTCTTCCGCCATGGCATTCGTGGCCCCGCCAGCTTCAGCCTGTTCGTTCGCCGGCTGCCCGAGACGCGTGCGTTCCTGGTAGCGGCGGGGCTGGAGGACGCGCTCGACTTCCTCCACGCCCTACGCTTCTCGTCCTCGGCCCTGGCACATCTCCGCACGCTCGGACTCTTCGACGAGGCGTTCCTCGAATGGCTGGTGGGCTTCCGCTTTACCGGCGAGGTCCGCGCGGTGCCGGAGGGCACGGTGGTGTTCGCCGACGAGCCGATCCTGGAGGTGAGCGGCCCCATCCTCGAGGCGCAGATGGTGGAGTCGGCGCTGCTCAATTTCTGCCATCTGCAGACGCTGCTCGCCAGCAAGGCCGCCCGCGTCGTGCTGGCCGCAGGAGGGCGATCCGTGGCGGAGTTCGGGCTCAGGCGCACGCCCGGCATCGATGCCGCCATGAAAGCGGCGCGGTCGGCCTATATCGCCGGGTGCGAGCTCACCAGCAACGTGCTCGCCGGGATGGAGTACGCCATTCCGGTCACCGGCACCATGGCGCATTCGTTCGTCACCGCATTTACGAGCGAGATGGCAGCGTTCCGGGCCTTCGCGGAGACCTTTCCCGCGGGCGCGGTCCTCCTGCTCGACAGCTACGATACCGTCGCCGCCGCCCACAAGGCGGTGGAAGTGGCCGGCCTGCTTGCGCAGCAGGGCCGCCGCTTGGCCGGGGTGCGGCTGGACAGCGGCGACATCGTCGGGCTCAGCAGACAGGTGCGCGCCATTCTGGACGCGGCCGGACTGGCGGGCGTGCCGATCCTGGTGAGCGGCGGCCTGGACGAGCACGCCGTCGAGGCGTACCTGGCCGCTGGCGCGCCGATCGACGCGTTCGGGATCGGGACCCGGATGAACGTCTCCGCCGACGCGCCCTCGCTCGACATGGTGTACAAGCTGGTGCGCTTCGATGGCCGCGACATCCTCAAGCTGAGCCAGGACAAGGAGACCTGGGTGGGGGAGAAGCAGATCCTGCGCACGCGCCGGGCCGACGGCCGCTTCGCGGCCGATGTGCTGGCCCTTGAGGACGAGCCGGTGCCGGCCGGCGCCGAGCCGCTGCTCCAACCGGTGATGGCCAGGGGCGAGCTGCTCCGGCCCCATCCCGCTCTCGATGAGGTCCGCGCGCACTGCGCCGCGCAGCTCGCCTCGCTGCCGGAGGAGCTGCGACGGCTGCGAGACGCCGGCGTGTATCCGGTGAGCTACAGTCGCGCGCTTCGCGCGCGGCAGGCTTCGGCCATAGCGGCTGTGGCAGACTAA
- a CDS encoding DUF4342 domain-containing protein translates to MTSSESPREEHKVSGERLVARAKDLIQEGNVRRIIVKNEEGQTIMELPLNRGTSLETRGP, encoded by the coding sequence ATGACGTCCAGTGAGAGCCCGCGCGAGGAGCACAAGGTGAGTGGAGAGCGGCTCGTCGCCCGGGCAAAGGACCTGATCCAGGAAGGCAATGTCCGGCGGATCATCGTCAAGAACGAGGAGGGGCAGACCATCATGGAGCTACCGCTCAACCGAGGGACCTCCCTGGAGACGAGAGGCCCGTGA
- a CDS encoding ABC transporter permease subunit gives MRSPARSSRRRAADAVLVIAGAELRAALRGRLLQGFAALFAVLAIGISLAGLGASGQVLVQGFVRTATSLLTLSLYLLPLLGLVVGAYTFGSEDGGTEMLLVQPVSRLTVLLGRALGLAAALGGVAVVGFGIAGGVVGGFAGRDGLAAYLTVALGTTAVGWAALAAGILIGVVARRRPAAIGAALAAWLCAAVLYDLLAIALLQFTGSGEPGAYLVTLLAMNPVDGIRALGLVTLGADVLLGPTGAAMQQALGPGGGAVLILGSLGAWCVLPVALAAWLYGRRDF, from the coding sequence ATGAGGTCGCCGGCCCGCAGCAGCCGGCGGCGCGCGGCGGACGCCGTGCTCGTGATCGCCGGCGCGGAGCTCCGAGCCGCGCTGCGTGGTCGTCTGCTCCAGGGCTTCGCGGCCCTCTTCGCGGTGTTGGCTATCGGCATCTCCCTGGCTGGGCTCGGCGCCAGCGGGCAGGTGCTGGTGCAGGGATTCGTGCGGACCGCTACCTCGTTGCTGACGCTCTCCCTCTACCTGCTGCCGCTGCTCGGGCTGGTGGTGGGTGCGTACACCTTCGGCTCGGAGGATGGCGGGACCGAGATGCTCCTGGTCCAGCCGGTGAGCCGCCTCACCGTTCTGCTGGGGCGCGCACTCGGGCTCGCCGCGGCGCTGGGTGGCGTGGCGGTGGTGGGCTTCGGGATCGCGGGTGGAGTCGTCGGCGGGTTCGCGGGACGGGATGGGCTGGCGGCCTATCTCACCGTGGCTCTGGGGACGACGGCGGTGGGATGGGCGGCACTCGCGGCGGGCATCCTGATCGGCGTGGTGGCCCGTCGGCGGCCGGCGGCGATCGGGGCGGCTCTGGCCGCCTGGCTCTGCGCCGCGGTGCTCTACGATCTGTTGGCGATCGCGCTGCTGCAGTTCACCGGCTCAGGCGAGCCAGGCGCCTACCTGGTGACCCTCCTGGCCATGAACCCGGTGGACGGCATCCGTGCGCTGGGGCTGGTGACGCTCGGCGCCGACGTACTGCTGGGGCCCACCGGGGCCGCCATGCAGCAGGCGCTCGGTCCCGGAGGCGGTGCCGTCTTGATCCTGGGCTCGCTCGGTGCCTGGTGCGTCCTGCCGGTCGCGCTGGCGGCGTGGCTCTACGGGCGACGGGACTTTTAG
- a CDS encoding ABC transporter ATP-binding protein codes for MIRYEQFTKRYGSIAAARDVTFSVAPGETLAVIGPNGSGKTTTLKALVGLIRPTSGRVLVNRLDATSGGATARSAVGYLPQRLAFPEGITARTALRLYARLRSVPSGQADMLLERVSLGDAADRVVDGFSGGMRQRLGLAAALIGEPPVLVLDEPTAALDPTGALLVRDLLAEIRRDGITVLLSSHDLAEVASLADRIAIFTAGRVSAVGTLDELELWASVRGIEEVYRHLTGALPLRRVA; via the coding sequence ATGATCCGCTACGAGCAGTTCACCAAACGGTACGGCAGCATTGCCGCGGCGCGAGACGTGACATTCTCCGTCGCTCCCGGCGAGACCCTCGCGGTCATCGGTCCGAACGGATCGGGCAAGACCACGACCCTCAAGGCGCTGGTCGGCCTCATCCGGCCCACCTCCGGCCGGGTCCTCGTCAACCGCCTCGACGCCACCAGCGGCGGTGCCACCGCGCGCAGTGCGGTCGGCTATCTCCCGCAGCGGCTCGCCTTCCCCGAGGGCATCACCGCTCGCACTGCGCTGCGGCTCTATGCCCGCCTGCGGAGCGTGCCGTCGGGCCAGGCGGACATGCTGCTCGAGCGGGTGAGCCTTGGCGACGCGGCGGATCGCGTCGTCGATGGGTTCTCGGGTGGCATGCGGCAGCGCCTCGGGCTCGCGGCCGCGCTGATTGGCGAGCCACCCGTACTCGTGCTGGACGAGCCAACCGCAGCGCTCGATCCCACCGGCGCGCTGCTGGTCCGGGACCTGCTCGCCGAAATCCGCCGCGACGGCATCACCGTGCTGCTCTCCTCCCATGACCTCGCTGAGGTAGCCAGCCTCGCCGATCGCATCGCCATCTTCACCGCCGGGCGGGTCAGCGCCGTGGGAACACTCGACGAGCTCGAGCTGTGGGCCAGCGTGCGTGGCATCGAAGAGGTCTATCGCCACCTCACAGGCGCGCTGCCGCTCAGGCGCGTGGCATGA
- a CDS encoding nitrous oxide reductase family maturation protein NosD: protein MLVISLLLVQVAAPARTLVVSRGVDAQYVTIGAALAAARPGDTIRVRPGTYAERLVVDRRVTLLGDAGAELDGEHRGTVVTITADSVTIAGLVIRSSGRSLNADEAAIKLVRVRGVRVLGNTIEDPLHGIYLLEAHDATIRGNRITGAAELIEPRRGNGIHLYGSTGNRIEQNMVRGTRDGLYFSFASGNTVLGNTVSGVRYGLHYMYSDDNLFERNIFTRNAAGAAIMFSKRITFRENVFAQHVGYRAYGILLQTAEQVVAERNRIEGNLTGLFLDGAIGDVFRRNLIIGNGVGIDLLASAEANTFTENVITDNRVPVRKVLGSSENAWAEAGRGNYWGDPAVFDLDRDGIGDRPYRVGDAFATLAATRPALDLFTGTLAARALAWAEDAFPVFDVPRVEDPRPLVRRPFVAPRSTGR, encoded by the coding sequence ATGCTGGTCATCTCGCTCCTGCTCGTGCAGGTGGCTGCCCCGGCTCGGACGCTGGTGGTGAGTCGCGGGGTGGACGCGCAATACGTGACCATCGGGGCCGCACTGGCGGCGGCTCGGCCGGGCGACACGATCCGGGTCCGACCCGGCACCTACGCCGAGCGGCTCGTGGTGGATCGTCGGGTCACCCTGCTGGGAGATGCGGGCGCGGAGCTCGACGGCGAGCATCGCGGCACCGTGGTCACCATCACGGCCGACTCGGTGACCATCGCCGGTCTGGTGATCCGCTCCAGCGGGCGTTCGCTCAATGCCGATGAGGCGGCGATCAAGCTGGTTCGCGTCCGAGGCGTCCGGGTGCTCGGCAACACCATCGAAGACCCGCTGCACGGCATCTATCTGCTGGAAGCCCACGACGCCACCATCCGGGGGAACCGCATCACCGGTGCGGCGGAGCTGATCGAGCCCCGGCGTGGTAACGGCATCCACCTCTACGGTTCGACCGGGAACCGGATCGAGCAGAACATGGTCCGCGGCACGCGCGACGGTCTCTACTTCTCCTTCGCCAGCGGCAACACGGTGCTCGGCAACACCGTCTCCGGCGTGCGCTACGGCCTGCATTACATGTACTCGGATGACAATCTGTTCGAGCGCAACATCTTCACCCGAAACGCCGCCGGCGCGGCGATCATGTTCTCCAAGCGCATCACCTTCCGGGAGAACGTGTTCGCGCAGCACGTCGGCTACCGGGCCTATGGCATTCTGCTGCAGACCGCCGAGCAGGTGGTGGCCGAGCGCAACCGGATCGAGGGCAACCTGACCGGGCTCTTTCTGGACGGCGCTATCGGCGACGTGTTTCGCCGCAACCTGATCATCGGAAACGGTGTCGGGATCGACCTCCTCGCCAGCGCCGAGGCGAACACGTTCACCGAGAACGTGATTACCGACAATCGGGTCCCGGTCCGCAAGGTGCTCGGCTCGAGCGAGAATGCCTGGGCCGAGGCTGGCCGCGGCAACTACTGGGGTGATCCCGCCGTGTTCGACCTCGATCGGGATGGCATCGGCGACCGGCCCTATCGCGTGGGCGACGCCTTCGCGACCCTGGCCGCGACCCGTCCCGCGCTCGACCTGTTCACCGGGACGCTCGCTGCGCGCGCCCTCGCCTGGGCGGAGGACGCGTTTCCCGTGTTCGACGTGCCGCGGGTCGAAGACCCGCGGCCGCTGGTCCGACGTCCTTTCGTTGCCCCCAGGAGCACCGGCCGATGA